The nucleotide sequence TTTTATaaatctatacacacacacattcacacagatATAAAGTGCCTAGCCCATCACAGCAGAGCTCTCCACAGCTCAGTGGTTGTACCAATAAGGCATCAGGGATTCTTCAGAAGCTAGCCTTCAGACCTCTCATTGTGTTTTGAGATCATTATCaatttggatttaaaaaacaagGGCCCTGTAAAACCCCTTAAGTCTTCCTCATCTCAGGTTTTAGGAATGCTAACTGATAAAAATTAGGGGTTCACAAGGTCACTGCCCCTAGAAGCAGGCACTGGAAAGAAACAGGCAGCTCTTCTTTATCCCAAGCAGAACCTCTGTCAACTTGCCCATTGATGGGTTCCATTTACCTGGGCTTGGAACCCCAAAGGGGAAGAACCACCTTTACTGAAGAAACAGTCCAAAGCCTGGGGTGGAGCAACTCTTCACTGTGCTTGCACCTGGGCTGGGGCAGGATCCTGAACCTCTCGGGGGCATAGCTCGCGGAAAGTGGTCGGCTTGTTGGTGAAGGGGTGCCACTGGCCCTGGATGCTAGGGTTGTCGGTGTGGAAGGGCTTGCGGATGCGGATCACGTCCAAACCCGACTGGTTGGCCAGCTTCTGCACCAGCGTCGAGATCTCCTCGACCGACTTGCAGTGGATGCTCTCCTCGCGCACAGACCCGTTAACTAGCAGAAGAGGAGTGAGAGTGGGTGTGAGTGGGCGGAAGCTGGCCGGTGCGACCAGGAGAGAGGGAGGCTAGCGGGCCGAGCCCCCGATCCCGCCCTCCAGCCGGAGCCCGGCCCCACTCACGGTATTCGGCCACTACTCTGGGCACGCAGCACGGACGCGAGTTCACATATATTACGACCCCTGGGTTCCGTCGGGCGAAGTCGATCACCTCCCGCTCCACGAACTCCCTAAAAGACCCGGGAGAGTGAGCAATATGACCCCTGACTGGGGGCGACCTACCCGGGGAGTCgttgccacccccacccccacccccaccccgacccccacccccaccccgacccgcgcccgCGCACTTCCCTTGGCTCACCTGGCGCCGCGAGACGAGGCGCCGTCGCGGCTGACGCTGAAGCTCAGACGCTGTAGCTGCTGCACGTAGCGACCCAGTCCGTTGTGCAGAACACTGGCCAAGAAGCGGCTCGGAGTCCCGCGCGCAGTCATAGCTACAGCTTGGAGGCCGCGGAGCCTAAGCGGCGAGGGGGGTGGGCGGGACTAAACCTCGAGACTTCCGCTTCCGGGACGACCGCTCCCGGAGTTTTGCTTCCGAGGTCAAGGCGAGCAGCGTGTGCTGGAAACTCACGTTGCGGGCTAAGTGGGAGAGACAAGAGTGGTAACCCGGGGCCGGGGACCGGCGCGGCGGAGCTCGGAGTAGTAGAGCGGAGTGAAGACACGGGGGAGGATAGAAACAGGCATTCCTTTGGGCCCGAGGATTGGCGGGAGTCGTGCTGGGTGCTCTCGCTGTGTTGAGGTCCCAGTGAGGGGAAGGAGCAGGGGAAGAGGGTCTCTAGTCGGGGTCCAGGGCAAAGGGACTACAAAAAGGATGCAGGTGGCTATAGAAATGAGGACGACGAGGAGATGCTGTGGAGGGGCGAAGTAGAGGGGAGAAGATGATGCAGAGAAACTGTATCAGTGAGGAACTGTGTAGAGGGTCATAGAGGTGAGGTGGTGGAGAGAAACTGTAACGGACCATAGAAGTGAGGGAGCCGTTGTAGAAGGACGTGGACGTGAAAGGGTCGTGTAGATGGGCATATGTGTTAAGCAGCAGGGTAGAGGAGTTGAAGAGGAGAAATTCATGGAGAGAAAGAAGGCACCTAGAGTGAGCTCTGCAGAGTGCTGCGTGGGTTATCCATAGAGTCTGGTCTAGTGAAGGCACGCTAACCAGGCACCTAAGGCATTTCAAGTAGTGACTTCCTACATTTGGCTAAGAATGTGGGCCCGCCTCAGAGGTGGGTACCCCCTCCGTATCTTGCTACCCCTGCGTGGGGAGTGGATGGGTCGGAGGGGCCTGCCCCGAAACTTGGCCCCAGGCCCTCTTCGCAGAAGATATGGGAAGGAGACTCTCCAAGCCTTGGAGATGCCAGTGTTGCCTGTAACTGCAACCGAAATCCGCCAGTATTTGCGGGGGCATGGGATCCCCTTCCAGGATGGCCACAGTTGCCTGCGGACACCGAGCCCCTTTGCAGAGTCTTCGCAGCTCAAAGACCAGACTGGTGTTACCACTTCCTTCAGCCTCTTCATTGACAAGACCACAGGCCGCTTTCTCTGCATGACCAGCCTAGCAGAGGGGAGCTGGGAGGACTTCCAGGCCAGCGTGGAGGGGCGACGGGATGGGGCCAAGGAGGGTCTTCTGCTTAGTAAGGCTCCAGAATTTGAGGACAGCGAGGAGGTCCGGAGGATCTGGAACCGAGCAGTACCTCTCTGGGAGCTGCCTGATCAGGAAGAGGTTCAGCTGGCTGATACAATGTTCGGCCTTACCAAGGTTACAGATGACACACTCAAGCGTTTCAGTGTGCGATATCTGCGACCTGCTCGCAGTCTTGTCTTCCCTTGGTTCTCCCCTGGGGGCTCAGGATTACGAGGTCTGAAGCTACTAGAGGCTAAATGCCAGGGGGATGGAGTGAGCTATGAGGAAACCACTATTCCCCGACCCAGTGCCTACCACAATCTGTTTGGATTACCACTGATTACTCGTAGAGATGCTGAGGTGGTACTGACCAGTCGTGAGCTTGACAGCCTGGCCTTGAACCAGTCCACGGGGCTGCCTACCCTTACTCTACCCCGAGGAACGACCTGTTTACCCCCTTCCTTACTCCCTTACCTGGAACAGTTCCGGCGGATTGTATTCTGGTTGGGGGATGACCTTCGGTCCTGGGAAGCGGCCAAGTTGTTTGCACGAAAACTGAACCCCAAACGATGCTTCTTGGTGCGGCCAGGAGACCAGCAGCCCCATCCCCTGGAGGCCCTGAACAGAGGCTTCAATCTTTCTCGTATTCTTCGTACCGCCCTGCCTGCCTGGCACAAGTCCATCGTGTCTTTCCGGCAGCTTCGGGAGGAGGTGCTAGGAGAACTGTCAAATGTGGAGCAAGTAGCTGGCCTCCGCTGGAGCCGCTTCCCAGACCTCAATCGTATCTTGAAGGGACATCGAAAGGGTGAACTGACGGTCTTCACAGGTAACCCTTTGAGAAATCACTACTTAGAGTAAAGGGGCAGAAGATCAGGTGACAAAAGCAAGTGGGTTTGGGCCATGACAGTGTTGAAAAGAAGGtttgccccctccccacaatTTTAAAGCCCTGACCTATGTCTTGGTTTCAAGGGTAGGACTTCCTCCCTCACCCAGGTCTGTTCCACCCCACTGCAGGGCCAACAGGCAGTGGAAAGACGACATTCATCAGTGAGTATGCCCTGGATTTGTGTTCCCAGGGGGTGAACACACTGTGGGGTAGCTTCGAGATCAGTAATGTGAGACTAGCCCGGGTCATGCTTACACAGTTTGCCGAGGGGCGGCTGGAAGATCAATTGGACAAATACGATCACTGGGCTGACCGCTTTGAGGACCTGCCCCTCTATTTCATGACTTTCCATGGACAGCAGAGCATCAGGTGAGACTCTCAGACTCCAGCCACCTTGCTTTCCCAGACATATCCCAGCACTCAGGAACCTTTGGTTCCTTTTCCAGCTCCAGTAGGAACTCCCCCATCTCCTTAGGTTTGGAGTTTTTCAAAGaatgagggcagggctgggcacagtggctcatgcatgtaatcccagcactttgggaggatcacttgagcgcaggaatttgagaccaacctgggccatATAGGGAGACCcccctctctataaaaaaatttttaaaaattagactgggaggccgggcgcggtggctcaagcctgtaatcccagcactttgggaggccgagacgggcggatcacgaggtcaggagatcgagaccatcctggctaacatggtgagaccccgtctctactaaaaatacaaaaaactagccgggcgaggtggtgggcgcctgtagtcccagctactcgggaggctgaggcaggagaatggcgtaaacccgggaggcggagcttgcagtgagctgagatccggccactgcactccagcctgggcgacagagcgagactccgtctcaaaaataaataaataaataaataaaaataaaaataaaaattaggctgggcatggtggtggcatatgcctgtggtcccagctactcaggaggctaaaaagtaagaggctcacttgagcctagtaggttggggctgcagtgagctgtgatcacaccactgcactccagcctgggctacaaagcaagaccctgtctcaaataataataataatagaagggCAGAGGAGGCAGCCAAGAGAGTTTTCAGGATGCTAGTTCCTCTGCCTGGGGTGGTCTAGAGACAACTTGTCAAATTCCTTGCCTTTCCTCTTCCCAGGACTGTAATAGATACAATGCAACATGCAGTCTACGTCTATGACATTTGTCATGTGGTCATCGACAACCTGCAGTTCATGATGGGTCACGAGCAGCTGTCCACAGACAGGTGACATCTTCTCTTGTCTAGCTTGAGCCCGCTTGGACATACAACACATACTTCTCAGGCAGCTGGCCTCTAGGCACACACGCTGTGCTCTCTTATTTTCTGAGATATGTGCAGGCACGTACCACCCCCATGTGTATCATATGGAGGTGTGGGGTATGGCAGCAGGATGTATGGACGGGGATCTGAGTGTGAGTCCTTGGGTAGAGGGAGGTAGAGTGGATTGTGGTATTTTGTGGGGAGATGTGAATGAATCAAGAGTATGTGTATGTTCTTGTCCTTCTGTGTCTAATAAGCTCTTTGTGTTGTTGGGATGGGGGTAGGATCGCAGCTCAAGACTACATCGTCGGGGTCTTTCGGAAGTTTGCGACAGACAATAACTGCCATGTGACGCTGGTCATTCACCCCCGGAAAGAGGATGATGACAAGGAACTACAGACAGCATCCATTTTTGGCTCAGCCAAAGTGAGTGGCCTTTAGAGGAGCTCAAGCTTTGGAAAGTAGAGTGGGTAGGTGTGACCAGGGACAGCCCTTATTCAGCCTTAATCATCTTGACTGTCCATCTGGAACAGGCAGGAGGCAATGTCTCTGGGGCCATGACATGAGGAATATGTGTGCTGGAAATACAGACGCTCATAGTTGGTTCTTTGCTTTCCTTGCCCTCCAGGAGCTCACATCCTCTCCTGTGGGAAACAGTAACACAGTGATTGCAATTCAGTATGATAAGAGCTATGATAGGCAGCACAAGTATTTGGAGAGCAAAGAGAAAAGGTGTCTGAGTCAGCCTGGGACATCTGGGAGACTTCCCAGAGAAGGTGACAACAAAGGTTGGGTTGAGGTTTGGTAGACAATGGGTATTAGATGATCAGGTAAATGGGAGGGCCTTCTGGGCATCAGGACCAGCCCAATCCTGAAGCTTCTAGTGAATGCCTATTACATACgaggcctgggctgggcacagggaaTTCAGAGCAAGGAGCACAAATCATGTGCCATGATGGAACAAACATGGAGCTGGGAAAGAGAGTAATGTAGAAGTGGAAAAAtggcagggtacagtggctcacgtctgtaatcccaacactttggaaggctgaggcaggaggattgctggggCCCAGGAGTTTGGCAATCtgagcaatgtagtgagaccctgtctctacaaaaatatttgaaaattggccgggcgcggtggctcaagcctgtaatcccagcactttgggaggccgagacgggcggatcactaggtcaggagatcgagaccatcctggctaacacggtgaaaccccgtctctactaaaaaatacaaaaaactagccgagcgaggtggcgggcgcctgtagtcccagctactcaggaggctgagacaggagaatggcccgaacccgggaggcagagcttgcagtgagctgagatccggccactgcactccagcctgggcgacagagcgagactccgtctcaaaaaaaaaaaaaaaaaaaaaaaaatttgaaaattggccaggcgcagtggccaacgcttgtaatcccagcactttgggaggccaaggtgggtggatcaccaggtcaggagattaagaccatcctggctaacacggtgaaaccccttctctactaaaaatacaaaaaaaaaaaattagccaggtgtggtggcaggcacctgtagtcccagctacttgggaggctgaggcaggagaatggcatgaacccaggaggcggagcttgcagtgagaggagatcgcgccactgcattccatcctgggtgacagagtgagactccatctcaaaatacacacacacacacacacgtgtgtgtgtgtgtgtgtgtgtgtgtgtgtgtgtgtgtgtgtgtgtgtatatttgaaaattagctgggcatggtagcatgcacctgtggtcccagctactcaggaggctgaggtgggtggattgcttgagcctgggaggttgaggctgcggtaagctgtgttcacgccactgcactccactccaacctgggcagcagagtgagaccttgtctttttttttctttttttttgagatggagtctcactctgttgcctaggctggagtgcagtggcacaatctcggctcactgcaagctccggttTCAAGCAAGTCtactgcgtcagcctcccaagtagctgagactactggcacgtgccaccacgcccggctaattttttgtattttttagtagagatggagtttcaccgtgttagccaggatggtcttgatctccagaccttgtgatctgcccacctctgcctcccaaagtgctgggattacaggcgtgagccactgcgcctggctgagactctgtctttaaaaaaaaaaaaaaaaaaaacgaaaaaagaatGGTCTCCTTCATGAGATGTGACATTTAGACCGAGACCTAAATGAGAAGAAGctgaggctgagttgggtggccCGCTGTGGAGAAGGAGAGGGAACAGCACGGGCAGCGTCTGAAACAGCAGCAAGCTTGTCAGGGAAGTGAAAGATTTGAGTGGCCCCAGCATTGTGGTCAGTAGTTCAAAGAGCTTTGGTCATGGGGGGAAGtacttttccctttccctctcccattcttttttttttttttttgagacggagtctcactctgttgcccaggctagagtgcagtgtcacaatcttggctcactgcaacctccgcctcctggattcaagtgattcttctgcctcagcctcccgagtagctgggactacaggcgtgtgccaccacacccggctaattttttgtatttttagtagagatggggtttcaccgtgttagccaggatggtctcgatctcctgaaatcgtgatctgcccacctcggcctcccaaagtgttgggattacaggcgtgagccactgtgaccagccccTCTCCCCATTGTTAATCACTTCTCCCTGCCCTGTCAGCCTTCCTTTCTGCTTTGCTCATGTTTTCTTACTCCTGCTTTCCTCCTTCTGCCCCTCTGTTCCCCAGGCAAGCCAGGAAGCAGACAATGTTCTGATCCTGCAGGACAGGAAGCTGGTAACTGGACCAGGGAAACGGTATCTGCAGGTGTCCAAGAACCGCTTTGATGGAGATGTAGGTGTCTTCCCACTTGAGTTCAACAAGAACTCCCTCACCTTCTCCATTCCACCAAAGAACAAGGCCCGGCTCAAGAAGATCAAGGATGACACTGGATCGGTGGCCAAAAAGCCCTCTTCTGGCAAAAAGGGGGCTACGCCACAGAACTCTGAGATTTGCTCAGGCCAGGTCCCCACTCCCAAACAGCCAGACACCTCCAAGCGTTCAAAGTGAAGGCCGTGCAGAGCTGCTCACTGAAATGAGCCTGATAGGACAGGCTGGAGCATAAAACTCTGAGGGCTCCTCTATCCTGTGGTCCTGAGCTGTGTGCCCTTCTCAGTCTGAGGGGCCTAACCTAGAGCTGGTTTCTATAGTGAGAAAATTCAATGTAGCAGACTACTGAGAAACTACTGTGCTTCTCAGGCTTTCTTTGAGGTCCTGTATATACAGcactgaaaagagagaaaggtcTCTGCCCCCATGCATTCTGGTGGAAGAGACAAGCAAGCAATGAACAAATAAGCAGAAAACCTAGTTTTAGTTAGTGAAGAATGctgtaaagaaaatataaatgcgATAGATAGACTGCTGGCAGGCTAGTGTAGATAAGTGGTCTGAAAAGGTGACTAAGCCGAGGGCGTGTGAGCTGGGGCCTAAACAACTAGAAAGAGAGCGCCCTGTGAACATCCGGAGAAGGGGACccaggcagagaaaaggaaatccaaGCCCTGAGGTAGGAATGAGCAGGTCAGATTCAAGGCAGTAAGGTCAGGCCCCCTGAATCTTCAGGAGAGTCGGGGACTTCATGCAAAACTCCAGCCTAGGCTTTCAGAGTCAAAGGGCGATACAGTGGGTACCAAGCCCCTCTGCTCTCCACTTTGTAGAGCCTGGCATGAGGTGGCATGTACTAGAATTGGATCCTAGGTGCTTAGGCCTGCAACATCAGGGCCTCATGGGTGGGAGCTGCCTCGGGCTGGCTTGCTTGGCCATAGAGCCATGGGAGGAACCTGTCAGCCCGGAGTGCCTGCCACCTAGACACTGATGCTATTGTGTGCTGCCTCAAGACAGCTGGAATTAAGACATTTTGTAGAGCCTTTTCCAGTTTTACTAAAAaatttttccattgcttttgtttctgtgCTTTTTCTTATTCATCCACCAGGTGTCTCCCCAGTCCATAGCTGTATTTCCCTCTGGGGATTGGGAATGGACGGGTCCCTCCCACCGTTTGCATCCTCTGAGCAGTGGGCTCCCAAGGAAGCAGGGACATTAAAGGGCCTTCACCCCCTACCTCCCCTTTACATCTCCTCTTGACCTAGGGAAGACAAAATGGTCTGTTCTCATAGCTAACTTCCCTGAGGATCTTGAGTGATTACTGGCACAGGTACTCAATCACTGGGCCACATGCCTAGGCCCTGCCTGACTGGCCATTCCTCTGCGATGTGAGCCACTCATCTCTCAAGTGGACTCAACATATTCTGTCCACCCCCCATCCTTCTCCCTCCTGTACCCTTTCCATGTTTCTCATATGTTAATATGTGCCAGAACTCCTGGGGACTTGTGAAAAATGCAGAACCCAGGGCCCATTCTCCCCCCATCCTCCACCACATACGGTTCTCATTCTGGAGATCTGACGAGGGCTACAGTAATCCTCATTTTTAACAAACCCTGGAGGAGACTGTAAAATAGGTGATCCAGAGGGACTGTCAAAAGTATTCCTAAATGATGACACCTCATCTCTTGTCCTCTGATATCCAAAAGTCCTAGTTTCCCTTTGGATTTCCCTAAAAGAGTCGTGAGAATGCAAGATGTTCTGAGGGGGCTGGGGAGAATCCTTTTGTAAGGGTTGGGGGAAGGTTTCCTGCTCCCTTTGGATGCAGAGCTGCTTTGTCAGGCTGTTCCTTTCAACTTATAAAGGGGCTTCTGGGACTGGTGGAGGGGTCTGTGGTCTCTGCAGTGTGAGAACTCTGGCCACAAATGTCTCCTGAAACATCCAGAGCAAGGCTGCTGGAAAGCTGCTCTCTGTGAGGAAGAacctggggggtggggagagctCCTCCAGGGCCTCCCTTCTTGGGGGTCTCTCCCAGACTGGCTGGAGCCAGGCTTCCCTAATCCCGCAGTAATCATTCCCAGCCGTTGACTGGTCTAGGCTTCATCCAGAGTCTGTAACACTGAACGGCAGCCATGCCTTCCAGAGGCACAATACCAGATCAGTCCTACCTGTAAGGATGTGGGTTCCACGTTCCTGTCTCCCTAGAATGCCTGGTGGGTTCTCAGGAGATCCTTTAGGGGTTTCCAGTAGGGGACCTTTGTGAGGTCTCTGTGAACTGGGGATAGAGGGATACAGACTTGTCTGTTTGTCTTGCCCCACCCTTCTAGTAGACATCCCCACACAGCACAAACCAGAAGGATGAGGTGGAGGGGAAGCTAATactctccccagccccaccccctgcACAAACACATTCTACTCCATACCTGCCTTAAACACCCACATCATGATCGGGCCCAGCCTGTTCAGATCCCTGGATTCTAGAAAGCAGTGGGGGGTCCCTAGGGCCTGTGCAGATTCCCTGGGATAGGACTGGTCTGCCTACACCCAACTGGATGTTAAGAATCTCCCTGACTCACAGGTTCAGTggattgggaagaaaaaaaaaaattcaaaaacatttccCCGAGAACTCAGGAAAGGCCTGGCTAAGCCAGGTCCAGTTGGATCTACAGCCTTGTCCTCTAACTGATAGTGTATGTCACACTTGGCTATGAGGGGGCAGCTTTGGTCCTCCAGCAGCTTCCTCTCTGCTGTGGATGGGTTTAATAATAAACAgctcggccgggtgtggtggctcacacctgtaatcccagcacttttggaggccgaggtgggtggatcacaaggtcaggagttcgagaccagcctggccaatatggtgaaaccccgtctctactaaaaatacaaaaattagccgggcgtggtggcacatgcctctagtcccagctgctctggaggctgaggcaggagaattacttgaaccttgGAAGctgaagttgcaatgagccaagatcgcgcccgctgcattccagccagggcgacacagcgggactccgtctcaaaaaacaacaactcaCCGAGGTCTCCAGCAGCCCATACGGCCCAGATACCTAAAGACCTTCCCACATGCTGCCTTGAGTGCCATGGCGGGAGGGAGCCCCTGGGGCCTCCCTGCAATACAGGCCAACTTCCTGTTTGTGCCTGTGGGTAGGATTTTATGAGTCTAAGAGAAGCCCAGTCATGCCCCGTGGGGGGTCAGAACCGGCAGGCCTGCTCACCTGGGCAGACACCTACTCTAGGGAGGGGGCTGTGCTGGTTCTGCTTGGGCAGCCCCACGCTGAGGTGTGTGCAtggtgggggcaggtgggagCTGCTCTGGTGAAACTCGAGCCTCCTTTGTCTGATTCCCAGGGGTTTTCCCTATATTTGGGGATTGGGTCAAGAGTGGACCGGGTTGGGCTCCCAACGGAGCAGGGAGGGTGGCAGAGTCAAGTTCTATAGGGCAGCTTAGTTTAAGGCAGCCAGGTAGTCGAATTATCGGTCACGAGATGCTCGCCCCCTTCCCCAC is from Macaca fascicularis isolate 582-1 chromosome 9, T2T-MFA8v1.1 and encodes:
- the TWNK gene encoding twinkle mtDNA helicase isoform X2 is translated as MWARLRGGYPLRILLPLRGEWMGRRGLPRNLAPGPLRRRYGKETLQALEMPVLPVTATEIRQYLRGHGIPFQDGHSCLRTPSPFAESSQLKDQTGVTTSFSLFIDKTTGRFLCMTSLAEGSWEDFQASVEGRRDGAKEGLLLSKAPEFEDSEEVRRIWNRAVPLWELPDQEEVQLADTMFGLTKVTDDTLKRFSVRYLRPARSLVFPWFSPGGSGLRGLKLLEAKCQGDGVSYEETTIPRPSAYHNLFGLPLITRRDAEVVLTSRELDSLALNQSTGLPTLTLPRGTTCLPPSLLPYLEQFRRIVFWLGDDLRSWEAAKLFARKLNPKRCFLVRPGDQQPHPLEALNRGFNLSRILRTALPAWHKSIVSFRQLREEVLGELSNVEQVAGLRWSRFPDLNRILKGHRKGELTVFTGPTGSGKTTFISEYALDLCSQGVNTLWGSFEISNVRLARVMLTQFAEGRLEDQLDKYDHWADRFEDLPLYFMTFHGQQSIRIAAQDYIVGVFRKFATDNNCHVTLVIHPRKEDDDKELQTASIFGSAKASQEADNVLILQDRKLVTGPGKRYLQVSKNRFDGDVGVFPLEFNKNSLTFSIPPKNKARLKKIKDDTGSVAKKPSSGKKGATPQNSEICSGQVPTPKQPDTSKRSK
- the TWNK gene encoding twinkle mtDNA helicase isoform X3, translating into MWARLRGGYPLRILLPLRGEWMGRRGLPRNLAPGPLRRRYGKETLQALEMPVLPVTATEIRQYLRGHGIPFQDGHSCLRTPSPFAESSQLKDQTGVTTSFSLFIDKTTGRFLCMTSLAEGSWEDFQASVEGRRDGAKEGLLLSKAPEFEDSEEVRRIWNRAVPLWELPDQEEVQLADTMFGLTKVTDDTLKRFSVRYLRPARSLVFPWFSPGGSGLRGLKLLEAKCQGDGVSYEETTIPRPSAYHNLFGLPLITRRDAEVVLTSRELDSLALNQSTGLPTLTLPRGTTCLPPSLLPYLEQFRRIVFWLGDDLRSWEAAKLFARKLNPKRCFLVRPGDQQPHPLEALNRGFNLSRILRTALPAWHKSIVSFRQLREEVLGELSNVEQVAGLRWSRFPDLNRILKGHRKGELTVFTGPTGSGKTTFISEYALDLCSQGVNTLWGSFEISNVRLARVMLTQFAEGRLEDQLDKYDHWADRFEDLPLYFMTFHGQQSIRTVIDTMQHAVYVYDICHVVIDNLQFMMGHEQLSTDRIAAQDYIVGVFRKFATDNNCHVTLVIHPRKEDDDKELQTASIFGSAKVSGL
- the MRPL43 gene encoding large ribosomal subunit protein mL43; the protein is MTARGTPSRFLASVLHNGLGRYVQQLQRLSFSVSRDGASSRGAREFVEREVIDFARRNPGVVIYVNSRPCCVPRVVAEYLNGSVREESIHCKSVEEISTLVQKLANQSGLDVIRIRKPFHTDNPSIQGQWHPFTNKPTTFRELCPREVQDPAPAQVQAQ
- the TWNK gene encoding twinkle mtDNA helicase isoform X1 — protein: MWARLRGGYPLRILLPLRGEWMGRRGLPRNLAPGPLRRRYGKETLQALEMPVLPVTATEIRQYLRGHGIPFQDGHSCLRTPSPFAESSQLKDQTGVTTSFSLFIDKTTGRFLCMTSLAEGSWEDFQASVEGRRDGAKEGLLLSKAPEFEDSEEVRRIWNRAVPLWELPDQEEVQLADTMFGLTKVTDDTLKRFSVRYLRPARSLVFPWFSPGGSGLRGLKLLEAKCQGDGVSYEETTIPRPSAYHNLFGLPLITRRDAEVVLTSRELDSLALNQSTGLPTLTLPRGTTCLPPSLLPYLEQFRRIVFWLGDDLRSWEAAKLFARKLNPKRCFLVRPGDQQPHPLEALNRGFNLSRILRTALPAWHKSIVSFRQLREEVLGELSNVEQVAGLRWSRFPDLNRILKGHRKGELTVFTGPTGSGKTTFISEYALDLCSQGVNTLWGSFEISNVRLARVMLTQFAEGRLEDQLDKYDHWADRFEDLPLYFMTFHGQQSIRTVIDTMQHAVYVYDICHVVIDNLQFMMGHEQLSTDRIAAQDYIVGVFRKFATDNNCHVTLVIHPRKEDDDKELQTASIFGSAKASQEADNVLILQDRKLVTGPGKRYLQVSKNRFDGDVGVFPLEFNKNSLTFSIPPKNKARLKKIKDDTGSVAKKPSSGKKGATPQNSEICSGQVPTPKQPDTSKRSK